In a genomic window of Lathamus discolor isolate bLatDis1 chromosome 4, bLatDis1.hap1, whole genome shotgun sequence:
- the RNF6 gene encoding E3 ubiquitin-protein ligase RNF6 isoform X1: protein MSGKLIGKRCLELQLPGVGRSSIQGGKCEDQECVRMDPTKIVRGQPGIIIMDRSRHRAGNGNEQASSQEHRHGEDERQRQLERLSREEAYYQFINELNEEDYRLMRDRNLLGTPGEITAEELQQRLEGAKERLASQTDMDNREGEGRTVGDSDVLGENSNGDSLLEWLNTFRRTGNATRSGQSGNQTWRAVSRTNPNSGEFRFSLEININHDHNSFETAGEAYMGIDTSRMYLERRYQRPVSPIPTRTRSRTTREANSEASSTARTRSVRSSMAQSSEAASEPVSGRLRSRTRELAGLSQSNTTRSNSAAAGERRETTGRGTSAGVTRGRARTNVRMSANQRLEILRLRSTLSSRSRSPLQRQGDTARSEEHGQRQDRNAQQASRSRRQTAQPSSQPAEEAARGNTQTPQLSSVAPSLGITLEEEESSRPVAAVRRHPTITLDLQVRRIRPGENRDRDSIASRTRSRVGMAENTVTFESDSGGFRRTISRSERAGIRTYVSTIRIPLRRISETGLGEPSSVALRSILRQIMTGFGELSSLMETESNSEVQRGGHHLPDVQSEQSNSSSANNSSDSSEVSSRNGRTVEGSRGTNGQSDDTQRYGHSNETQDNRQSQDANNLVENGTLPILRLAHFFLLNEEDDDDRLRGLTKEQIDNLSTRNYGDIHTENEISKTCSVCINEYVTGNKLRQLPCMHEFHIHCIDRWLSENSTCPICRQPVLGSNATDNG from the exons GACAGCCTGGCATTATCATTATGGATCGCTCTCGGCACCGTGCAGGAAATGGCAATGAGCAGGCGTCTTCACAGGAGCATCGTCATGGTGAAGATGAGAGGCAGCGACAGCTGGAGCGCCTCAGTAGGGAGGAGGCCTATTACCAGTTCATTAATGAACTCAATGAGGAAGACTACAGGTTAATGAGAGACCGCAACCTGCTTGGCACTCCTG GGgaaataacagcagaagagttGCAGCAGCGCTTGGAGGGGGCTAAGGAGCGTCTGGCATCGCAGACTGATATGGATAACAGAGAAGGTGAAGGTAGAACGGTTGGAG atTCTGATGTTCTTGGAGAAAACTCAAATGGAGACTCTCTGCTTGAATGGCTGAACACATTTCGTCGCACAGGCAATGCCACTCGCAGTGGGCAGAGTGGGAACCAAACCTGGAGAGCTGTGAGTCGAACAAATCCAAACAGTGGGGAGTTTCGATTTAGTCTTGAAATCAACATAAATCATGATCATAACAGTTTTGAAACTGCTGGTGAGGCGTATATGGGTATAGATACTAGTAGAATGTATTTGGAAAGAAGATATCAAAGACCTGTCAGCCCAATACCCACACGAACGAGAAGCAGGACCACAAGAGAGGCAAACAGTGAGGCTTCAAGCACCGCAAGGACCAGGTCTGTAAGAAGCTCCATGGCACAAAGCTCTGAAGCAGCCTCTGAACCAGTCTCAGGGAGGCTCAGGAGTAGAACAAGAGAGTTGGCAGGCCTTTCCCAATCAAATACTACACGTAGtaattctgcagctgctggtgaACGAAGAGAAACAACAGGAAGAGGTACTTCTGCAGGAGTCACAAGAGGTAGAGCTAGAACTAACGTTCGGATGAGTGCAAACCAAAGACTAGAAATTCTGCGGCTGAGATCTACTTTAAGTAGTCGAAGCCGCTCTCCGTTGCAAAGGCAAGGTGATACTGCTCGTTCTGAGGAACATGGGCAGAGGCAGGATAGAAATGCACAGCAagccagcagaagcagaagacaAACAGCTCAGCCTTCTTCACAGCCTGCCGAAGAAGCAGCAAGAGGTAATACTCAGACTCCTCAGCTTTCCAGCGTAGCCCCATCCTTGGGAATAACTTTGGAAGAGGAGGAATCTAGTAGGCCAGTAGCTGCTGTTAGAAGGCATCCAACAATTACATTAGATCTTCAGGTGAGAAGAATTCGTCCTGGAGAAAACCGAGATCGGGACAGTATTGCCAGTAGAACTCGTTCTAGAGTAGGAATGGCAGAAAATACAGTTACCTTTGAAAGCGACAGCGGGGGATTTCGGCGCACGATCTCACGATCAGAACGTGCGGGTATTCGCACCTATGTTAGCACTATAAGGATACCTCTCCGCCGGATCTCGGAAACGGGGCTTGGTGAGCCTTCCTCAGTGGCTCTACGATCAATCCTTAGACAAATTATGACAGGCTTCGGAGAACTGAGTTCATTAATGGAAACTGAATCTAACTCAGAAGTGCAAAGAGGTGGTCATCACTTACCGGATGTACAGTCAGAGCAGAGTAACTCAAGTTCAGCAAACAACAGCAGTGATTCAAGTGAGGTTTCATCTAGAAATGGGCGCACAGTAGAAGGCAGCAGGGGAACGAATGGACAGAGTGATGATACTCAACGCTATGGTCACAGTAATGAAACCCAAGATAACAGGCAGTCCCAAGATGCAAACAACCTGGTGGAAAATGGAACGCTGCCAATACTCCGGCTTGCCCACTTCTTCTTGCTGAAtgaagaagatgatgatgatcGTTTAAGAGGTTTAACCAAAGAGCAGATTGACAATCTTTCCACACGGAACTATGGGGATATtcacactgaaaatgaaataagtaAAACGTGTAGTGTTTGCATTAATGAGTATGTAACAGGGAATAAGCTAAGGCAGTTACCTTGTATGCATGAGTTTCATATTCATTGTATTGATCGCTGGCTTTCTGAAAACTCCACTTGCCCAATCTGTCGGCAGCCTGTGTTGGGGTCTAATGCCACAGACAATGGCTAG
- the RNF6 gene encoding E3 ubiquitin-protein ligase RNF6 isoform X2 codes for MDSSRQPGIIIMDRSRHRAGNGNEQASSQEHRHGEDERQRQLERLSREEAYYQFINELNEEDYRLMRDRNLLGTPGEITAEELQQRLEGAKERLASQTDMDNREGEGRTVGDSDVLGENSNGDSLLEWLNTFRRTGNATRSGQSGNQTWRAVSRTNPNSGEFRFSLEININHDHNSFETAGEAYMGIDTSRMYLERRYQRPVSPIPTRTRSRTTREANSEASSTARTRSVRSSMAQSSEAASEPVSGRLRSRTRELAGLSQSNTTRSNSAAAGERRETTGRGTSAGVTRGRARTNVRMSANQRLEILRLRSTLSSRSRSPLQRQGDTARSEEHGQRQDRNAQQASRSRRQTAQPSSQPAEEAARGNTQTPQLSSVAPSLGITLEEEESSRPVAAVRRHPTITLDLQVRRIRPGENRDRDSIASRTRSRVGMAENTVTFESDSGGFRRTISRSERAGIRTYVSTIRIPLRRISETGLGEPSSVALRSILRQIMTGFGELSSLMETESNSEVQRGGHHLPDVQSEQSNSSSANNSSDSSEVSSRNGRTVEGSRGTNGQSDDTQRYGHSNETQDNRQSQDANNLVENGTLPILRLAHFFLLNEEDDDDRLRGLTKEQIDNLSTRNYGDIHTENEISKTCSVCINEYVTGNKLRQLPCMHEFHIHCIDRWLSENSTCPICRQPVLGSNATDNG; via the exons GACAGCCTGGCATTATCATTATGGATCGCTCTCGGCACCGTGCAGGAAATGGCAATGAGCAGGCGTCTTCACAGGAGCATCGTCATGGTGAAGATGAGAGGCAGCGACAGCTGGAGCGCCTCAGTAGGGAGGAGGCCTATTACCAGTTCATTAATGAACTCAATGAGGAAGACTACAGGTTAATGAGAGACCGCAACCTGCTTGGCACTCCTG GGgaaataacagcagaagagttGCAGCAGCGCTTGGAGGGGGCTAAGGAGCGTCTGGCATCGCAGACTGATATGGATAACAGAGAAGGTGAAGGTAGAACGGTTGGAG atTCTGATGTTCTTGGAGAAAACTCAAATGGAGACTCTCTGCTTGAATGGCTGAACACATTTCGTCGCACAGGCAATGCCACTCGCAGTGGGCAGAGTGGGAACCAAACCTGGAGAGCTGTGAGTCGAACAAATCCAAACAGTGGGGAGTTTCGATTTAGTCTTGAAATCAACATAAATCATGATCATAACAGTTTTGAAACTGCTGGTGAGGCGTATATGGGTATAGATACTAGTAGAATGTATTTGGAAAGAAGATATCAAAGACCTGTCAGCCCAATACCCACACGAACGAGAAGCAGGACCACAAGAGAGGCAAACAGTGAGGCTTCAAGCACCGCAAGGACCAGGTCTGTAAGAAGCTCCATGGCACAAAGCTCTGAAGCAGCCTCTGAACCAGTCTCAGGGAGGCTCAGGAGTAGAACAAGAGAGTTGGCAGGCCTTTCCCAATCAAATACTACACGTAGtaattctgcagctgctggtgaACGAAGAGAAACAACAGGAAGAGGTACTTCTGCAGGAGTCACAAGAGGTAGAGCTAGAACTAACGTTCGGATGAGTGCAAACCAAAGACTAGAAATTCTGCGGCTGAGATCTACTTTAAGTAGTCGAAGCCGCTCTCCGTTGCAAAGGCAAGGTGATACTGCTCGTTCTGAGGAACATGGGCAGAGGCAGGATAGAAATGCACAGCAagccagcagaagcagaagacaAACAGCTCAGCCTTCTTCACAGCCTGCCGAAGAAGCAGCAAGAGGTAATACTCAGACTCCTCAGCTTTCCAGCGTAGCCCCATCCTTGGGAATAACTTTGGAAGAGGAGGAATCTAGTAGGCCAGTAGCTGCTGTTAGAAGGCATCCAACAATTACATTAGATCTTCAGGTGAGAAGAATTCGTCCTGGAGAAAACCGAGATCGGGACAGTATTGCCAGTAGAACTCGTTCTAGAGTAGGAATGGCAGAAAATACAGTTACCTTTGAAAGCGACAGCGGGGGATTTCGGCGCACGATCTCACGATCAGAACGTGCGGGTATTCGCACCTATGTTAGCACTATAAGGATACCTCTCCGCCGGATCTCGGAAACGGGGCTTGGTGAGCCTTCCTCAGTGGCTCTACGATCAATCCTTAGACAAATTATGACAGGCTTCGGAGAACTGAGTTCATTAATGGAAACTGAATCTAACTCAGAAGTGCAAAGAGGTGGTCATCACTTACCGGATGTACAGTCAGAGCAGAGTAACTCAAGTTCAGCAAACAACAGCAGTGATTCAAGTGAGGTTTCATCTAGAAATGGGCGCACAGTAGAAGGCAGCAGGGGAACGAATGGACAGAGTGATGATACTCAACGCTATGGTCACAGTAATGAAACCCAAGATAACAGGCAGTCCCAAGATGCAAACAACCTGGTGGAAAATGGAACGCTGCCAATACTCCGGCTTGCCCACTTCTTCTTGCTGAAtgaagaagatgatgatgatcGTTTAAGAGGTTTAACCAAAGAGCAGATTGACAATCTTTCCACACGGAACTATGGGGATATtcacactgaaaatgaaataagtaAAACGTGTAGTGTTTGCATTAATGAGTATGTAACAGGGAATAAGCTAAGGCAGTTACCTTGTATGCATGAGTTTCATATTCATTGTATTGATCGCTGGCTTTCTGAAAACTCCACTTGCCCAATCTGTCGGCAGCCTGTGTTGGGGTCTAATGCCACAGACAATGGCTAG
- the RNF6 gene encoding E3 ubiquitin-protein ligase RNF6 isoform X3 translates to MDRSRHRAGNGNEQASSQEHRHGEDERQRQLERLSREEAYYQFINELNEEDYRLMRDRNLLGTPGEITAEELQQRLEGAKERLASQTDMDNREGEGRTVGDSDVLGENSNGDSLLEWLNTFRRTGNATRSGQSGNQTWRAVSRTNPNSGEFRFSLEININHDHNSFETAGEAYMGIDTSRMYLERRYQRPVSPIPTRTRSRTTREANSEASSTARTRSVRSSMAQSSEAASEPVSGRLRSRTRELAGLSQSNTTRSNSAAAGERRETTGRGTSAGVTRGRARTNVRMSANQRLEILRLRSTLSSRSRSPLQRQGDTARSEEHGQRQDRNAQQASRSRRQTAQPSSQPAEEAARGNTQTPQLSSVAPSLGITLEEEESSRPVAAVRRHPTITLDLQVRRIRPGENRDRDSIASRTRSRVGMAENTVTFESDSGGFRRTISRSERAGIRTYVSTIRIPLRRISETGLGEPSSVALRSILRQIMTGFGELSSLMETESNSEVQRGGHHLPDVQSEQSNSSSANNSSDSSEVSSRNGRTVEGSRGTNGQSDDTQRYGHSNETQDNRQSQDANNLVENGTLPILRLAHFFLLNEEDDDDRLRGLTKEQIDNLSTRNYGDIHTENEISKTCSVCINEYVTGNKLRQLPCMHEFHIHCIDRWLSENSTCPICRQPVLGSNATDNG, encoded by the exons ATGGATCGCTCTCGGCACCGTGCAGGAAATGGCAATGAGCAGGCGTCTTCACAGGAGCATCGTCATGGTGAAGATGAGAGGCAGCGACAGCTGGAGCGCCTCAGTAGGGAGGAGGCCTATTACCAGTTCATTAATGAACTCAATGAGGAAGACTACAGGTTAATGAGAGACCGCAACCTGCTTGGCACTCCTG GGgaaataacagcagaagagttGCAGCAGCGCTTGGAGGGGGCTAAGGAGCGTCTGGCATCGCAGACTGATATGGATAACAGAGAAGGTGAAGGTAGAACGGTTGGAG atTCTGATGTTCTTGGAGAAAACTCAAATGGAGACTCTCTGCTTGAATGGCTGAACACATTTCGTCGCACAGGCAATGCCACTCGCAGTGGGCAGAGTGGGAACCAAACCTGGAGAGCTGTGAGTCGAACAAATCCAAACAGTGGGGAGTTTCGATTTAGTCTTGAAATCAACATAAATCATGATCATAACAGTTTTGAAACTGCTGGTGAGGCGTATATGGGTATAGATACTAGTAGAATGTATTTGGAAAGAAGATATCAAAGACCTGTCAGCCCAATACCCACACGAACGAGAAGCAGGACCACAAGAGAGGCAAACAGTGAGGCTTCAAGCACCGCAAGGACCAGGTCTGTAAGAAGCTCCATGGCACAAAGCTCTGAAGCAGCCTCTGAACCAGTCTCAGGGAGGCTCAGGAGTAGAACAAGAGAGTTGGCAGGCCTTTCCCAATCAAATACTACACGTAGtaattctgcagctgctggtgaACGAAGAGAAACAACAGGAAGAGGTACTTCTGCAGGAGTCACAAGAGGTAGAGCTAGAACTAACGTTCGGATGAGTGCAAACCAAAGACTAGAAATTCTGCGGCTGAGATCTACTTTAAGTAGTCGAAGCCGCTCTCCGTTGCAAAGGCAAGGTGATACTGCTCGTTCTGAGGAACATGGGCAGAGGCAGGATAGAAATGCACAGCAagccagcagaagcagaagacaAACAGCTCAGCCTTCTTCACAGCCTGCCGAAGAAGCAGCAAGAGGTAATACTCAGACTCCTCAGCTTTCCAGCGTAGCCCCATCCTTGGGAATAACTTTGGAAGAGGAGGAATCTAGTAGGCCAGTAGCTGCTGTTAGAAGGCATCCAACAATTACATTAGATCTTCAGGTGAGAAGAATTCGTCCTGGAGAAAACCGAGATCGGGACAGTATTGCCAGTAGAACTCGTTCTAGAGTAGGAATGGCAGAAAATACAGTTACCTTTGAAAGCGACAGCGGGGGATTTCGGCGCACGATCTCACGATCAGAACGTGCGGGTATTCGCACCTATGTTAGCACTATAAGGATACCTCTCCGCCGGATCTCGGAAACGGGGCTTGGTGAGCCTTCCTCAGTGGCTCTACGATCAATCCTTAGACAAATTATGACAGGCTTCGGAGAACTGAGTTCATTAATGGAAACTGAATCTAACTCAGAAGTGCAAAGAGGTGGTCATCACTTACCGGATGTACAGTCAGAGCAGAGTAACTCAAGTTCAGCAAACAACAGCAGTGATTCAAGTGAGGTTTCATCTAGAAATGGGCGCACAGTAGAAGGCAGCAGGGGAACGAATGGACAGAGTGATGATACTCAACGCTATGGTCACAGTAATGAAACCCAAGATAACAGGCAGTCCCAAGATGCAAACAACCTGGTGGAAAATGGAACGCTGCCAATACTCCGGCTTGCCCACTTCTTCTTGCTGAAtgaagaagatgatgatgatcGTTTAAGAGGTTTAACCAAAGAGCAGATTGACAATCTTTCCACACGGAACTATGGGGATATtcacactgaaaatgaaataagtaAAACGTGTAGTGTTTGCATTAATGAGTATGTAACAGGGAATAAGCTAAGGCAGTTACCTTGTATGCATGAGTTTCATATTCATTGTATTGATCGCTGGCTTTCTGAAAACTCCACTTGCCCAATCTGTCGGCAGCCTGTGTTGGGGTCTAATGCCACAGACAATGGCTAG